The Bacteroidales bacterium sequence CCTTATATCTATCTGACCCTCGAAGTCATGAAATCATTTGGCATCAGCATTGAACATCAGGAGTATAAACGGTTTTTTATTCATGGAAATCAACAGTATCAGCCCGCAGACCTTCAAACAGAGGGCGATTGGAGTGGAGGTGCTTTCCTTTTGGTGGCCGGCGCTATCAATGGAACACTGCACGTTTCAGGACTTGATTTAGCCTCCAAACAAGCTGACAGGGCAATTCTCAATGCAATGAAGAGCTCCGGGGCAAATATAACTGTAGATTATCAGGGAATCATTGTTAAATCAGGAAAGTTGAAAGCATTCGAGTTTGATGCCACCCACTGCCCTGATCTTTTTCCGCCACTAGCCGTCCTTGCCGCACATTGCGACGGCGTCTCTGTAATACACGGCGTTGACCGGTTAATTCACAAAGAGAGCAATCGTGCCAATGCCCTTATGGAAGAATTTAGCAAAATGAATGTCAACATCGCAATTCAACAGAACGAAATGAAGATCACTGGTGGAAAAATTCATGGGAACCTTATTTCTTCACACTCTGACCACAGAATAGCTATGGCTGGAACTATCATGGCGCTGAATGCCGCCGGAGAAACGACAATCAGTCAGGCAGAATGTGTGGCTAAGTCATGGCCTGAGTTTTTCGAAACCATGTCCTCAGTTGGGGCAAACATTAGTGTAAAAATCTAATTCAAAAAAATATGAATTCTTTTGGCAGATTATTCAGGATCAGTATTTTCGGTGAGTCTCATGGAAAATTCATCGGGGTCACGATTGATGGCTGTCCTGCCGGGTTGCAGG is a genomic window containing:
- the aroA gene encoding 3-phosphoshikimate 1-carboxyvinyltransferase; translated protein: MKATVFPSKLSGAVMAPPSKSHFIRLVAAAMLADGESKIYHPSTCEDARAMLNITGEMGAKVTFHADHISISGNPDFKGKRTFHCGESGLAARLMIAIGSLFDDEVTITGEKTLLKRKLGNIAEPLQLLGVRLISEAQTLPMKISGPARGGTVVADGSESSQFVSGLLMALPLAKEDTVLIVENLKSRPYIYLTLEVMKSFGISIEHQEYKRFFIHGNQQYQPADLQTEGDWSGGAFLLVAGAINGTLHVSGLDLASKQADRAILNAMKSSGANITVDYQGIIVKSGKLKAFEFDATHCPDLFPPLAVLAAHCDGVSVIHGVDRLIHKESNRANALMEEFSKMNVNIAIQQNEMKITGGKIHGNLISSHSDHRIAMAGTIMALNAAGETTISQAECVAKSWPEFFETMSSVGANISVKI